The Chitinophaga sp. H8 genome contains a region encoding:
- a CDS encoding M23 family metallopeptidase: MIIYALLLTTLGLAFLSLYLLWKAGGQPLPVSWPRLVTGLSLGPFIYLYGTWVYLTIYAKHVFGVLFMLCLLAVLFKKKAAPAALPALWKQGIAVLFSILFLLGTWLYFTGTTGKPRTVALAFPFKKGNYFVLQGGKGLPTNIFHYSLRGAIYAMDIVKLNNWGGRASTVFSRRLSAYTIFNDTIYSPCDARVVHAYSNNPDNIPPNMARGPKNTNQVLLETDSCYIFLAHLKMNSVVVEDGQWVHAGEALGTVGNSGFSSEPHLHIQVHAKPPEGKPWYNGEPLYILFNGRGYLQNEIIRDKHQ; the protein is encoded by the coding sequence ATGATTATATATGCTTTGTTACTCACTACCCTTGGATTGGCTTTTTTGAGTCTTTATTTATTGTGGAAGGCAGGAGGGCAGCCATTGCCGGTAAGCTGGCCCCGGCTGGTAACCGGCCTCAGTCTGGGACCATTTATCTACCTGTACGGCACATGGGTATACCTTACGATCTACGCCAAACACGTATTTGGAGTGCTTTTTATGTTATGCCTGCTTGCGGTTTTATTCAAAAAAAAGGCAGCGCCCGCGGCGTTACCTGCTTTATGGAAACAGGGTATAGCCGTATTGTTCAGTATATTATTCCTGCTGGGAACATGGCTGTATTTTACAGGTACTACAGGAAAACCCCGGACAGTAGCCCTGGCATTTCCGTTTAAAAAAGGCAACTATTTTGTATTGCAGGGAGGCAAAGGATTGCCTACCAATATCTTTCATTACAGTTTGCGGGGAGCTATCTATGCAATGGATATTGTAAAGCTGAATAATTGGGGAGGCAGGGCCAGCACTGTTTTTTCCAGGCGATTATCTGCATACACTATTTTTAACGATACGATTTACAGCCCCTGTGATGCAAGGGTAGTGCATGCTTATAGTAACAATCCGGATAATATCCCTCCCAATATGGCCAGAGGCCCTAAAAATACCAACCAGGTACTCCTGGAAACCGATTCCTGTTATATCTTCCTGGCACATTTGAAAATGAACAGTGTGGTGGTGGAAGATGGCCAATGGGTGCACGCAGGAGAGGCTTTAGGCACAGTAGGTAATTCCGGGTTCAGTTCGGAGCCACACCTGCATATACAGGTACATGCCAAACCACCGGAAGGAAAACCTTGGTACAATGGAGAACCGCTCTACATCCTGTTTAACGGTAGGGGATATCTCCAAAATGAAATCATCAGGGATAAACACCAATAG
- a CDS encoding S46 family peptidase, which translates to MTQRFVKYSLILLFLLQQQFSYATEGMWLPQLLSKLNEKEMKAMGMKISAADIYSINKGSLKDAIVSFGGFCTAEVISSQGLLLTNHHCGYGAIQSHSSITNNYLENGFWARNQAEELPNEDLTATFIVRIEDVTKQALLNVTANMSERERQSAIDKQLNEIKKNVKKEAWEDVMIRPFFEGNQYYLFVTETYKDVRLVGTPPSSIGKFGSDTDNWVWPRHTGDFSMFRIYAGKDNRPAPYSKDNVPLKPKHFLPISLKGLKANDFTMVFGFPGRTTEYLPSEAVKLTVDVLDSAKVAMRDAALKVMDGYMRKDEQIKIQYASKYASTANYWKKWMGEMQGVKQTGGIEKKIAGEAKFRELVNANASWKQTYGQVLDSLNEQYRIITPYAQARDYYSELVRNVELFAINDKLISFLNEVHEKGTAQYDQLRTRFLEDMKSFYQNYNAEVDHDVSVQLLDIYFQGVHSRYIGGEAYQIWMETNKDGRATADRLYQESSLVSLEKLEALLANPYTTVVAQMWKDPATRLGMALRKGFSENVSKTLNETQANINHLQRIYMQAQMDVLGSTKRFYPDANSTLRITYGKVDGYKPRDAVNYDYYTYLDGVMEKYKPGDYEFDVPAKLIELHQKKDYGRYGVNGKMPVCFIASNHTTGGNSGSPALDAYGNLVGLNFDRTWEGTMSDINYDAAICRNIMVDIRYVLFIVDKFAGATHLVNEMKLVK; encoded by the coding sequence ATGACGCAACGTTTTGTGAAGTATTCACTGATATTGTTATTCCTGTTACAACAGCAGTTTTCCTATGCCACCGAAGGCATGTGGTTGCCCCAGTTGCTCAGCAAGCTGAACGAAAAGGAAATGAAGGCGATGGGTATGAAGATCAGTGCGGCTGATATTTACAGCATCAACAAAGGCAGCCTGAAAGATGCGATTGTTAGTTTCGGCGGGTTTTGTACTGCCGAAGTTATTTCCTCCCAGGGGCTTTTACTTACCAACCACCACTGCGGGTATGGCGCTATCCAAAGCCATTCTTCCATCACCAATAACTATCTTGAAAACGGTTTCTGGGCCAGAAATCAGGCAGAAGAACTGCCTAATGAAGATCTTACGGCCACTTTCATTGTACGCATTGAAGATGTGACCAAACAGGCGTTATTAAATGTAACGGCCAACATGAGCGAACGGGAACGGCAATCAGCAATTGATAAACAGCTGAACGAAATAAAGAAAAACGTTAAGAAGGAAGCCTGGGAAGATGTGATGATCAGGCCCTTTTTTGAAGGTAACCAGTATTATCTGTTTGTAACCGAAACGTATAAAGATGTGCGCCTGGTGGGTACGCCACCTTCTTCTATCGGCAAGTTCGGATCAGACACTGATAATTGGGTATGGCCCCGTCATACCGGTGATTTTTCTATGTTCCGTATCTATGCAGGCAAGGACAACCGTCCTGCTCCTTATTCAAAAGATAATGTGCCGCTGAAACCCAAGCATTTTCTGCCTATCTCACTGAAAGGATTGAAAGCAAACGATTTTACAATGGTATTTGGCTTTCCTGGCCGTACTACCGAATATCTGCCTTCCGAAGCAGTGAAACTTACCGTAGATGTGCTGGATTCGGCTAAAGTGGCGATGCGGGATGCTGCCCTGAAAGTGATGGACGGCTATATGCGTAAAGACGAACAGATAAAAATCCAGTACGCTTCCAAATATGCTTCTACTGCCAACTACTGGAAAAAGTGGATGGGAGAGATGCAGGGGGTAAAACAAACCGGTGGTATAGAAAAGAAAATAGCGGGTGAAGCAAAATTCCGGGAACTGGTGAACGCCAATGCCAGCTGGAAACAAACCTACGGACAGGTACTGGATTCACTGAATGAACAATACCGCATTATCACACCATATGCCCAGGCCCGTGATTATTACAGTGAGCTGGTGCGTAATGTAGAACTGTTTGCCATCAACGATAAGCTGATCAGCTTTTTGAATGAGGTGCATGAAAAAGGCACTGCACAATATGATCAGCTTCGTACCAGGTTTCTGGAGGATATGAAATCCTTTTACCAGAACTATAATGCGGAAGTAGATCATGATGTAAGCGTACAGCTGCTGGATATTTATTTCCAAGGAGTGCATTCCCGGTATATTGGGGGAGAAGCTTACCAGATATGGATGGAAACCAACAAGGACGGACGTGCTACGGCCGACAGGTTATATCAGGAATCCAGCCTGGTATCGCTGGAAAAGCTGGAAGCGCTGTTAGCCAACCCTTACACTACTGTGGTAGCGCAAATGTGGAAAGACCCTGCAACACGGTTGGGTATGGCTTTGCGCAAAGGGTTTAGTGAAAATGTGAGCAAAACGCTGAATGAAACACAGGCTAATATTAACCATTTACAACGCATTTATATGCAGGCGCAAATGGACGTATTGGGTAGTACCAAACGTTTTTACCCGGATGCCAACAGCACGCTGCGTATTACCTATGGTAAGGTAGACGGGTATAAACCCCGTGATGCAGTGAACTATGATTATTATACATACCTGGATGGGGTGATGGAGAAATACAAGCCGGGAGATTATGAATTTGATGTGCCGGCAAAACTGATTGAACTGCATCAGAAAAAAGATTATGGCCGTTATGGCGTAAATGGGAAGATGCCGGTATGTTTTATTGCCTCCAACCATACTACCGGTGGTAATTCCGGTAGCCCTGCACTGGATGCCTATGGCAACCTGGTAGGCTTAAACTTTGACCGAACCTGGGAAGGGACCATGAGTGATATTAATTATGATGCTGCTATCTGCCGTAATATTATGGTGGATATCCGCTACGTATTGTTTATCGTAGACAAATTTGCAGGTGCCACCCACCTGGTAAATGAAATGAAACTGGTGAAATAA
- a CDS encoding DUF4397 domain-containing protein, which translates to MLTKKNRVWAMAAVVVAVAGFSACLKTPDPGPPARPVASVVVLNASTFGAGFDLYDNGQKLGDGKTALGLGFTSPYPAYGGAHVFTFKKSGADSTVGTTSIMLDSLSYYTVMAYGQSPVKVVSFSDDVSNVKDNKVYYRVFHLSPNAGPVDIYIDNKKIDSSRTYEDKFPRGFTALDLTSAAELIVKEAGKDAVLAKASNSSLKIPLSQGGVYTIYIAGLKDNLDAKKLFVNTTYGAVNLNR; encoded by the coding sequence ATGTTGACTAAAAAAAATCGCGTATGGGCTATGGCAGCCGTAGTAGTGGCAGTGGCCGGATTCAGTGCTTGTTTGAAAACCCCCGATCCTGGTCCTCCAGCAAGACCCGTAGCTAGTGTAGTAGTGTTAAATGCTTCTACATTTGGTGCAGGTTTCGACTTATATGATAACGGACAGAAGTTGGGTGATGGCAAAACTGCCCTGGGACTTGGCTTTACTTCTCCCTACCCTGCTTATGGTGGTGCACACGTATTTACCTTTAAGAAATCCGGCGCAGACAGTACCGTAGGTACCACCAGCATCATGCTGGATTCCCTGAGCTACTACACTGTAATGGCTTATGGCCAGAGTCCGGTAAAAGTAGTGTCTTTCAGTGATGATGTCTCTAATGTAAAAGACAACAAAGTATACTACCGCGTGTTCCACTTGAGCCCAAATGCTGGCCCGGTAGATATCTATATCGATAACAAGAAGATAGATAGCAGCAGGACTTATGAAGATAAATTCCCAAGAGGATTTACCGCGCTGGACTTGACCAGTGCTGCTGAACTGATCGTAAAAGAAGCAGGTAAGGACGCCGTATTGGCCAAAGCTTCTAATTCCAGCCTGAAAATACCATTGAGCCAGGGAGGTGTATACACCATTTACATTGCAGGGCTGAAAGATAATTTAGACGCCAAGAAACTCTTTGTAAATACCACCTACGGCGCAGTGAACCTGAACCGCTAA
- a CDS encoding class I SAM-dependent methyltransferase — protein sequence MSLIYYNSCPLCGSSTIHQVFTAVDYTVSKEKFEIWHCGHCSGRFTQNIPTSSRIGRYYQSQEYISHSETRKGLINRLYHNVRKITLRSKQNWVKAASGVKQGNLLDIGSGTGAFLHYMQQNGWQVTGLEPDENARRNAKEIYGIDSKPVEELFALPKEQYDAITMWHVLEHVHEIHAYLQNIRSLLKPNGTLLIAVPNYTSLDAEIYREYWAAYDVPRHLYHFSPAAMEQLLQQHKIKLVKKHPMVFDGFYVSLLSEKCKTGHTRLIPGFFNGLRSYRTGLKDVNRCSSIVYECKA from the coding sequence ATGAGCCTGATCTATTATAACAGCTGTCCACTTTGTGGTTCATCCACCATTCACCAGGTATTCACCGCTGTAGACTATACCGTTTCTAAAGAAAAATTTGAAATATGGCATTGTGGTCACTGTAGTGGGCGATTCACACAAAACATCCCTACCAGCAGCCGCATAGGCCGTTATTACCAGTCGCAGGAATACATTTCCCATTCCGAAACACGTAAGGGATTGATCAATCGCTTATACCACAACGTCCGGAAAATCACGCTCCGCTCCAAACAAAACTGGGTAAAAGCAGCTTCCGGCGTAAAACAGGGTAACCTCCTGGATATAGGGAGCGGCACCGGTGCCTTTTTACACTATATGCAGCAAAATGGTTGGCAGGTAACCGGCCTGGAGCCGGATGAAAATGCACGCCGCAATGCAAAGGAAATTTATGGTATCGACAGCAAACCGGTAGAAGAGCTGTTTGCCCTGCCGAAGGAACAATATGATGCAATTACCATGTGGCATGTACTGGAACATGTACATGAAATACATGCCTATCTGCAAAACATACGTTCCTTACTAAAACCCAATGGCACCCTGCTGATTGCAGTACCTAACTATACTTCGCTGGATGCCGAAATATACCGGGAATACTGGGCGGCCTATGACGTGCCCCGCCATCTCTACCACTTTTCTCCTGCTGCGATGGAACAGCTCTTGCAACAGCATAAGATTAAACTGGTAAAGAAACATCCGATGGTATTTGACGGCTTTTATGTAAGCCTGCTGAGCGAAAAATGTAAAACCGGCCATACCCGTTTAATACCAGGCTTTTTCAACGGATTACGGTCCTACCGCACAGGCTTAAAAGATGTAAACAGATGCAGCTCTATTGTATATGAGTGTAAGGCTTAA
- a CDS encoding acyl-CoA mutase large subunit family protein has protein sequence MEKTIQTDAGINIQPLYTQPVPMDELPGEFPFTRGIHASMYRDKLWTMRQYAGFSTAEESNKRYHYLLSQGVMGLSVAFDLPTQIGYDSDHPMSEGEVGKVGVAIDSLEDMEILFKGISLDQISTSMTINATGFILLALYIALAKKQGVDIKKISGTIQNDILKEYAARGTFIYPPKPSMRLITDIFDYCSREVPKWNTISISGYHIREAGANAVQELAFTLSNGKAYLQAALEKGLDINVFAKRLSFFFNAHNHLFEEVAKFRAARRMWAHITQSLGATDPKAQMLRFHTQTGGSTLTAQQPQNNIVRVAIQTLAATLGGTQSLHTNGYDEALSLPTEAAARIALRTQQIVGYESGVPDTVDPLAGSFYVEALTNEVETKAWELIAKIDAMGGAVSAIEQGFVQEEIARSAYKYQQQIENGEKIIVGVNKFTAAETSQPEAFRIDDSIRQVQSERLQALRARRNNAVAQALLEKIAATARTSENLMPVVVEAVENYCTLGEIADALRKVWGEHK, from the coding sequence ATGGAAAAAACTATTCAAACAGACGCTGGTATCAATATACAGCCCCTGTATACCCAACCGGTTCCCATGGATGAACTGCCTGGGGAGTTTCCCTTTACCCGGGGGATACACGCTTCTATGTACAGGGACAAGCTATGGACCATGCGGCAATATGCCGGTTTCAGTACCGCGGAAGAGTCTAATAAACGTTATCATTACCTGCTCAGCCAGGGAGTAATGGGGCTCAGTGTAGCTTTTGACCTACCCACCCAAATAGGCTACGACTCTGATCATCCTATGTCTGAAGGAGAAGTGGGAAAAGTAGGGGTAGCTATTGACTCACTGGAAGATATGGAGATCCTGTTCAAGGGTATTTCACTCGATCAGATCTCTACTTCTATGACCATTAATGCTACAGGATTTATCCTGCTGGCTTTATATATTGCGCTCGCGAAAAAACAGGGTGTAGATATAAAAAAAATATCCGGTACCATACAAAATGATATCCTGAAAGAATATGCGGCCAGGGGCACTTTTATTTATCCGCCTAAGCCCTCTATGCGTCTTATCACGGATATTTTTGACTATTGCAGCCGGGAAGTTCCGAAATGGAATACCATTTCCATTTCGGGATATCATATCCGGGAAGCGGGCGCCAATGCGGTGCAGGAGCTGGCTTTTACCCTGTCTAACGGGAAGGCATACTTGCAGGCGGCCCTGGAAAAAGGACTGGACATCAACGTATTTGCCAAACGCCTGTCCTTCTTCTTCAATGCACATAATCACCTGTTTGAAGAAGTAGCCAAGTTCCGGGCAGCAAGACGCATGTGGGCACATATTACCCAATCGCTGGGCGCCACAGATCCCAAAGCTCAGATGCTCCGCTTTCACACACAAACAGGAGGCAGTACGTTAACTGCCCAGCAACCACAAAACAATATCGTACGGGTGGCCATACAAACACTGGCGGCTACACTGGGAGGTACCCAATCTCTTCATACCAATGGATATGATGAGGCCTTATCACTCCCTACAGAGGCTGCTGCCCGTATTGCCCTCCGTACTCAGCAGATTGTGGGCTATGAGAGTGGTGTTCCGGATACAGTAGACCCATTGGCAGGCTCTTTTTATGTAGAAGCGTTAACGAATGAAGTGGAAACCAAAGCCTGGGAGCTGATCGCTAAAATTGACGCCATGGGTGGTGCCGTAAGTGCTATTGAACAGGGATTTGTACAGGAAGAGATAGCCCGCAGTGCCTATAAATATCAGCAACAGATAGAAAACGGGGAAAAGATCATTGTGGGTGTAAACAAATTCACGGCTGCGGAAACATCTCAGCCGGAAGCCTTCCGTATAGACGACAGTATCCGGCAGGTACAATCAGAGCGCCTGCAGGCGTTACGCGCCCGCCGTAATAATGCAGTGGCCCAGGCGCTGCTGGAAAAAATAGCAGCTACGGCACGCACTTCAGAAAACCTGATGCCCGTTGTAGTAGAAGCCGTAGAAAACTACTGCACCCTCGGCGAAATAGCCGATGCCCTCCGTAAGGTATGGGGAGAGCATAAATAG
- a CDS encoding pyridoxal phosphate-dependent aminotransferase codes for MMQLAERLSRISEPQTIKMAKLSRELKAQGIDIVDLSIGEPDFDTPVHIRDAAKKAIDDGYTHYTPVAGYADLKQAVTYKLKRDNGLDYTPDQIVVSTGAKQSLANAVLAIINPGDEVIIPTPYWVTYSEQVKLCQGVVVFVPCGIENNYKITPAQLEAAITPKTRMFMFSSPCNPTGSVYSSAELEALAAVFAKHPQIFILSDEIYEYINYVAPHASIASFGDLKNRTIIINGLSKGFAMTGWRLGYLAAPLEVAKACDKIQSQFTSATCSISQRAAVTALNGDLTTAHAMVTEFKRRRAFIYEALKNIRGLKVNNPDGAFYMFPDISAFFGKSYEGTVVNNADDLCMYLLHQANVSTVTGAAFGQPNCIRLSYATSMEKLEEGARRLKTWLEKLQ; via the coding sequence ATGATGCAATTAGCAGAAAGGCTATCGAGGATATCCGAGCCACAAACCATTAAAATGGCCAAACTCAGCAGGGAGCTGAAAGCCCAGGGAATAGATATTGTTGACCTTAGTATTGGAGAACCGGACTTTGACACCCCCGTGCATATCCGGGACGCCGCAAAAAAAGCCATTGATGATGGCTATACCCACTATACCCCCGTTGCGGGATATGCCGACTTAAAACAGGCAGTTACCTATAAGTTGAAAAGAGATAATGGACTGGATTACACCCCCGATCAGATTGTGGTGTCTACCGGTGCCAAGCAAAGCCTGGCCAATGCCGTACTGGCAATTATTAATCCCGGAGATGAAGTGATCATCCCTACGCCTTACTGGGTAACTTACTCCGAGCAGGTAAAACTTTGCCAGGGGGTAGTAGTATTTGTACCCTGTGGGATTGAAAATAATTACAAAATCACACCGGCACAGCTGGAGGCAGCGATTACTCCAAAAACCCGGATGTTCATGTTCTCCTCTCCCTGCAACCCTACCGGCTCCGTGTACTCAAGTGCGGAACTGGAAGCGCTGGCAGCAGTATTTGCGAAACATCCCCAGATCTTTATCCTGTCGGACGAGATCTATGAGTATATCAACTATGTAGCTCCGCATGCCAGTATTGCCAGTTTTGGCGACCTGAAAAACCGGACCATCATCATTAACGGACTTAGTAAAGGCTTTGCGATGACTGGCTGGCGCCTGGGTTACCTGGCGGCTCCGTTGGAAGTAGCCAAAGCCTGTGATAAGATACAAAGCCAGTTTACCTCTGCTACCTGCTCTATTTCCCAGCGGGCAGCGGTTACTGCCCTGAATGGCGATCTCACCACGGCACATGCTATGGTGACCGAATTCAAAAGAAGACGTGCCTTCATTTATGAAGCATTGAAAAATATCCGCGGCTTAAAGGTGAATAATCCCGATGGCGCTTTTTATATGTTCCCGGATATCAGCGCATTCTTTGGCAAGTCTTATGAAGGCACGGTAGTTAATAACGCTGATGACCTTTGTATGTACCTGCTCCATCAGGCCAATGTAAGTACAGTGACCGGCGCTGCATTCGGACAGCCCAACTGCATCCGGCTTTCCTATGCTACCAGTATGGAAAAACTGGAAGAAGGCGCCCGCAGATTAAAAACCTGGCTGGAAAAATTACAATAA
- a CDS encoding serine hydrolase, with protein MQTRHYPPTDNFLEMLLKANAARLGAVFQHPNEYRLQVVYTRIDRDQQNKPHFQDFYYRVDTNSYFYPASTVKLPGAILALEKLNDLHIPGVDKFTPMLTDSLANISPAVTSDSSAVNKLPSIAHYIKKIFLTSDNDAFNRLYEFLGQQEFNTRLWEKGYTQAQIRHRVGIPLNIVDNLQTNAIRFQQGHHLLYLQPAKISHLNFSPRHDSIGKAHYNYLGKLQNGPMDFSFRNRISLPALHNIMRSIIFPEAVTNSQRFRLTESDYQFLYKCMSQLPSETADPAYDTSQFQDAYVKFLLYGGEKTAHIPPHIRIFNKPGWAYGFLTDVAYIVDFANQVEFLLSATVYVNKDGILGDDQYEFDQTGKPFLKVLGQLIYETELQRKKKYPADLSRYKIIYDK; from the coding sequence ATGCAAACCCGACATTATCCTCCAACAGATAATTTCCTGGAAATGCTGTTAAAAGCAAATGCAGCCAGGCTGGGTGCTGTATTTCAGCACCCGAATGAATACCGGTTGCAGGTGGTATATACCCGGATTGACCGTGATCAGCAAAACAAGCCTCATTTTCAGGACTTTTACTATCGGGTGGATACCAATAGCTATTTTTATCCGGCATCCACAGTAAAGCTCCCTGGCGCCATTCTGGCCCTGGAAAAGCTGAACGATCTCCATATACCGGGTGTGGATAAATTTACTCCCATGCTTACCGACAGCCTGGCCAATATCAGCCCGGCGGTCACCTCCGACAGCTCCGCTGTCAATAAATTGCCCTCCATCGCCCACTACATAAAAAAAATATTCCTGACCAGCGATAATGACGCCTTTAACCGCCTGTATGAGTTTTTAGGGCAACAGGAATTTAATACCCGCCTCTGGGAAAAAGGATATACCCAGGCACAGATCAGACACCGGGTAGGCATCCCGCTTAATATTGTGGATAACCTGCAAACCAATGCCATCCGGTTCCAGCAGGGACACCACCTCCTGTATCTCCAGCCTGCTAAAATCAGCCACCTTAATTTCTCTCCCCGGCACGACAGCATAGGCAAGGCCCATTATAATTACCTGGGCAAACTGCAAAATGGCCCTATGGATTTTTCCTTCCGGAACAGGATCTCCCTCCCGGCACTCCATAATATAATGCGCAGCATAATTTTTCCGGAAGCTGTAACAAATTCTCAAAGATTCCGTTTAACGGAAAGTGACTACCAGTTTTTATACAAGTGTATGTCGCAATTACCATCGGAAACAGCTGATCCTGCGTACGATACCAGTCAGTTTCAGGACGCTTATGTAAAATTTCTGCTATATGGAGGAGAGAAAACAGCACATATCCCACCCCATATCCGCATTTTCAATAAGCCAGGCTGGGCATATGGGTTTTTGACAGATGTGGCATATATTGTGGATTTTGCCAACCAGGTAGAATTCCTATTATCGGCCACCGTATATGTAAATAAAGACGGAATTTTGGGAGACGACCAATATGAATTTGATCAGACAGGGAAACCATTTCTAAAAGTATTAGGACAACTGATCTATGAAACAGAGTTACAACGTAAAAAGAAATACCCGGCAGACCTCTCCAGGTACAAAATTATTTACGATAAGTAA